A region of Lycium barbarum isolate Lr01 chromosome 3, ASM1917538v2, whole genome shotgun sequence DNA encodes the following proteins:
- the LOC132631513 gene encoding pentatricopeptide repeat-containing protein CRR2, chloroplastic-like yields the protein MKSIITSWSAGKQIIIGRLIQIHYYHQHNLFSQNPTQHYASLLRSCIARKAVEPGKQLHAHLCLTGLGYNINIATKLVTLYCVCDKLSNAHHLFDRIPKGNIFLWNVLIRGYAWNGPYEAAINLYYQMLDYGLVPDNFTFPFVLKACSALSAIEVGKDIHEHAKRTKWDKDVFVGAALIDMYAKCGCVGWSKEVFDNVDERDVVVWNSMLAAYSQNGHPEDCLSLCGEMACGGVRPTEATLVTAISASADVAALRQGRELHGYSWRQGFDSQDKLKTALVDMYAKSGSVKVARILFEGLQEKRVVSWNAMITGYAMHGHSNAALGLFNEMVGKAQPDHITFVGVLSACNHGGLLSEGRMYFDSMVKDYGIEPTIQHTTCMVDLLGHSGRLDEAYGLIMQIKVIPDAGVWGAFLNSCKIHGHVEFAELALERLIELEPDDAGNYVILSNIYAQAGRWEGVAKLRELMNERGVKKTTAYSWIEVKNKVHAFLSGDTSHPMSDEIYAELQSLGARMVQAGYVPNITPVFHDVEDDEKSRMVCSHSERLAIAFGLISTPPGTKLLITKNLRVCEDCHVAIKFISKLTEREIIIRDVNRYHHFKDGICSCGDYW from the coding sequence ATGAAATCAATTATTACAAGTTGGTCGGCTGGTAAGCAGATAATCATAGGACGCCTTATTCAAATTCATTACTATCATCAACACAACTTATTTTCACAAAACCCAACTCAACATTACGCTTCTCTTCTCCGATCTTGCATTGCTCGAAAAGCAGTTGAGCCTGGAAAGCAGCTTCACGCGCATCTCTGCCTCACAGGTTTaggctacaacatcaatatagCAACAAAGCTCGTTACTCTTTATTGTGTTTGTGACAAATTGTCGAATGCCCATCACCTGTTTGATAGAATTCCTAAAGGAAATATTTTCCTTTGGAACGTTTTGATTCGTGGGTATGCTTGGAATGGACCATATGAGGCTGCAATTAATTTGTATTATCAAATGCTTGATTATGGTCTTGTTCCTGATAATTTCACCTTTCCGTTTGTACTTAAAGCATGCTCGGCGTTGTCAGCGATTGAAGTGGGGAAGGATATACATGAACACGCGAAGAGAACCAAGTGGGATAAGGATGTTTTCGTGGGTGCTGCCCTTATTGACATGTATGCTAAATGTGGTTGTGTTGGTTGGTCGAAGGAGGTGTTTGACAATGTCGATGAGAGGGATGTAGTTGTTTGGAATTCAATGCTTGCTGCTTACTCACAAAATGGTCACCCAGAAGATTGTTTGTCTTTATGTGGTGAAATGGCATGTGGAGGCGTTAGACCCACTGAGGCGACCTTGGTGACTGCCATTTCTGCTTCTGCTGATGTGGCAGCCCTTCGACAGGGAAGGGAGCTTCACGGGTATAGTTGGAGACAGGGCTTTGACTCTCAGGACAAATTGAAGACAGCGCTTGTGGATATGTATGCCAAGAGTGGGTCGGTGAAGGTTGCTAGGATTTTGTTCGAAGGACTCCAGGAGAAAAGAGTTGTTTCTTGGAATGCTATGATCACCGGATACGCAATGCATGGTCATTCTAATGCAGCACTTGGCCTGTTTAATGAGATGGTTGGCAAGGCTCAGCCAGATCATATAACTTTTGTAGGGGTTTTATCAGCTTGTAATCATGGAGGTTTGTTGAGTGAAGGGAGGATGTATTTTGATTCAATGGTAAAAGATTATGGAATTGAACCAACCATTCAGCACACTACATGCATGGTTGATCTCTTAGGTCATTCTGGTCGGTTAGATGAGGCTTATGGACTTATAATGCAGATTAAAGTTATCCCAGATGCTGGTGTCTGGGGTGCATTTCTTAATTCATGCAAAATCCATGGTCATGTGGAATTTGCAGAATTGGCATTAGAGAGGTTGATTGAGCTTGAGCCTGATGATGCTGGCAATTACGTGATCCTATCTAATATTTATGCCCAAGCAGGTAGATGGGAAGGTGTTGCAAAGCTTAGAGAACTAATGAATGAAAGAGGTGTAAAGAAAACGACCGCGTACAGTTGGATTGAAGTTAAAAACAAAGTACATGCATTTCTCTCTGGGGATACATCTCATCCTATGTCTGATGAGATTTATGCAGAGCTACAGAGCTTAGGAGCACGAATGGTACAAGCTGGCTATGTCCCAAACATTACACCTGTTTTCCATGATGTGGAAGATGACGAGAAGAGCAGAATGGTGTGCAGCCACAGTGAAAGGCTAGCGATTGCTTTTGGACTAATTAGTACACCCCCAGGGACAAAGCTATTGATCACCAAGAACCTCCGAGTTTGTGAGGACTGTCATGTTGCAATCAAGTTTATCTCAAAGTTAACAGAGAGAGAAATCATTATCAGAGATGTCAATCGCTATCATCATTTCAAAGATGGCATCTGTTCTTGTGGAGATTATTGGTGA
- the LOC132630925 gene encoding uncharacterized protein LOC132630925 — translation MKEFSDFIEDMNLIDLQLQDATYTWFKGYNQEIASRIDRILISEEFDDSFSNLKQFPLQRLISDHIPVALQRGKPDYILACKLKALKSKLKIWSRSESGNLGSQRRSLLGQMAQLDAVLEERVSTEEESVKKETLLVEYEELIKNEEITCRQKSRSFWLKEGDKNTKFFHKMANAHKRYNNIDQLVIQEETIEEPARIEEEIIDFYQKLHTENTYWRPACNFTNCPIITEEETEVLQGRFKESERMKGVIEKLVDSQQMAFIKGRQIMDAVLVARCCPGC, via the exons ATGAAGGAGTTTTCTGATTTCATTGAAGACATGAATCTAATAGACCTACAACTACAGGATGCAACTTACACTTGGTTTAAAGGATATAATCAAGAGATAGCTTCTAGAATTGATAGGATCTTAATCTCAGAAGAATTTGATGACAGCTTTAGCAACTTGAAGCAGTTCCCCCTTCAAAGATTGATATCAGATCACATTCCAGTTGCTTTACAAAGGG GCAAACCAGATTACATACTAGCATGTAAACTAAAAGCTCTAAAATCTAAGCTCAAGATTTGGAGTAGAAGTGAGAGTGGAAATTTGGGTTCCCAAAGAAGAAGTTTGCTAGGGCAAATGGCTCAATTAGATGCAGTACTAGAAGAAAGAGTGTCGACAGAAGAGGAATCAGTCAAGAAGGAAACATTGCTTGTGGAGTATGAGGAGTTGATCAAGAATGAAGAAATAACATGCAGACAGAAATCAAGGTCTTTTTGGTTAAAAGAAGGGGACAAGAACACTAAGTTCTTTCATAAAATGGCAAATGCACACAAAAGATATAACAATATTGACCAGCTTGTGATTCAGGAAGAAACAATTGAGGAGCCAGCTAGAATTGAAGAAGAGATCATAGACTTCTATCAAAAGCTACATACAGAGAACACATATTGGAGGCCTGCTTGTAATTTCACAAATTGTCCTATAATAACAGAGGAGGAAACGGAGGTTCTACAGGGCAGATTTAAAGAAAGTGAGAGAATGAAAGGTGTGATTGAAAAACTTGTGGACTCTCAGCAGATGGCTTTCATTAAAGGTAGACAAATCATGGATGCTGTCTTGGTTGCTAGATGTTGTCCTGGTTGCTAA